A part of Clostridia bacterium genomic DNA contains:
- a CDS encoding PucR family transcriptional regulator: MAVTVADLLKLPSLRNAEVVAGRGGLHKIVSSISVLESVDPELLTDAHFPNDEYYGSEIVITSFVNIKDDVELQCRNIRRLAEGGEVGLILYYVGIFMKEIHPRLIELAEELDFTLICMPRNRLDLRYSEVICEVMEAIYRDRSAGGSMVVELLERVSRLPQHQRTVDTVVKMLSDRLRATVILTDAKGTVLNEAAWPRTLSGLHARLKSVQLPSTPGKPAPFPYVPEGLLYRAAIDSDTGTGMDLFLIREGTPLSGGEFQQAVEIVQLAVRLWSQNHDKVVISELVKAIMQDEPMKMRRLADLFQIDVASIHAMWIAVCKDGTGIPTQVAEKASDLARHFCRTSFADVYEGCLVLFMDGPKTLQDIETLKEALLTELPPDALLTTFRNLENTAAVREAYLANRECAADLRKIFPGRNCFSEAELGFVKNCRERIAQGEEAVTEALAPLRVLEGEREARELKHTLAVYLLDTGGSLTATAKKLFLHENTIKYRLKCISDRLGYRVGTMPASAKLYEAVAISRVLEF, encoded by the coding sequence ATGGCAGTAACGGTAGCCGATTTATTAAAACTGCCCTCCCTGCGCAATGCGGAAGTGGTGGCAGGCAGGGGCGGACTGCACAAGATTGTGTCTTCCATTTCCGTGCTGGAGAGCGTCGATCCGGAATTGCTGACGGATGCCCATTTCCCTAACGACGAGTATTACGGCAGCGAGATAGTGATCACCTCTTTTGTCAACATCAAGGATGATGTGGAATTGCAGTGCCGGAACATCCGCCGGCTGGCGGAAGGCGGGGAAGTGGGCCTTATTCTTTATTACGTCGGCATCTTTATGAAGGAGATTCATCCACGGTTGATTGAACTGGCCGAAGAACTGGATTTTACCCTGATCTGCATGCCTCGTAACCGGCTGGACCTGCGATACAGCGAAGTGATTTGCGAAGTAATGGAAGCCATTTACCGGGACCGGTCAGCCGGAGGATCCATGGTGGTTGAGCTCTTGGAGCGTGTTTCCCGTTTGCCCCAGCACCAGCGGACGGTGGATACGGTGGTCAAAATGCTCTCGGACCGGCTCCGGGCCACCGTCATCCTGACTGATGCCAAAGGGACCGTGCTTAATGAGGCTGCCTGGCCCCGGACCTTGTCCGGTTTGCATGCCCGCCTGAAGAGCGTACAGTTGCCGTCCACACCAGGGAAGCCGGCACCATTCCCTTATGTGCCGGAAGGGCTGCTGTACCGGGCCGCCATTGATTCCGACACAGGCACGGGCATGGACTTGTTCCTGATCCGGGAAGGTACTCCCCTGTCCGGCGGCGAGTTCCAGCAGGCTGTGGAAATAGTACAGCTGGCGGTGAGATTGTGGAGCCAGAACCACGACAAAGTAGTTATTTCCGAACTGGTCAAAGCTATCATGCAGGACGAGCCTATGAAAATGCGGCGCTTGGCGGATTTGTTCCAAATCGATGTGGCCTCCATCCACGCCATGTGGATCGCCGTTTGCAAAGACGGTACCGGCATTCCCACGCAGGTGGCGGAGAAAGCCAGTGACTTGGCACGACATTTCTGCCGGACTTCTTTCGCCGATGTTTATGAAGGCTGCCTGGTCCTTTTTATGGACGGGCCCAAGACTTTGCAAGACATTGAAACATTGAAGGAGGCCCTCTTAACTGAGCTTCCGCCAGATGCTCTTTTGACCACATTCCGAAATTTGGAGAACACCGCAGCTGTGAGGGAAGCCTACCTGGCCAATCGTGAATGTGCCGCCGATCTAAGGAAAATCTTTCCCGGTCGCAACTGTTTCAGCGAGGCGGAGCTGGGTTTTGTGAAGAACTGCCGGGAACGCATTGCCCAGGGGGAAGAGGCCGTAACGGAGGCCCTGGCTCCTTTGCGTGTCCTGGAGGGAGAAAGGGAAGCTCGAGAGTTAAAACACACCTTGGCGGTTTACCTGCTGGACACGGGAGGTAGTCTCACAGCAACCGCCAAGAAACTGTTCCTGCATGAGAATACGATTAAATACCGGCTGAAGTGCATCTCTGATCGCCTGGGTTACCGGGTTGGGACCATGCCTGCTTCCGCCAAGCTCTATGAGGCGGTGGCCATCAGCCGGGTCTTGGAATTTTAG